The proteins below come from a single Sulfurimonas sp. C5 genomic window:
- a CDS encoding DUF1919 domain-containing protein — MRIEFGRKIEKFVKSKFYRLFINKDDFTIIANNCWGTFIYKKFGISYKTPFVNLMLFAPDYINFLENFSFDVLEKLEFIDQKDSKHADELQRLGIFNGDYPVGLLDGQYELHFLHYRSEADARDKWFRRLKRINKNRVIFKFSDGDKFEDSMVERFEALPFKNKVLFTAKEYPNTESVVTLQKFKGKSRVHDEWKNASKEFNVVKFINNMQENENIK; from the coding sequence ATGCGCATAGAATTTGGTCGAAAAATAGAAAAATTTGTTAAAAGTAAATTTTATCGTCTTTTTATCAATAAAGATGATTTTACAATTATTGCCAATAACTGTTGGGGAACGTTTATTTATAAAAAATTCGGTATCTCCTATAAGACACCATTTGTAAATTTAATGTTATTTGCACCGGATTACATCAATTTTTTAGAAAATTTTTCATTTGATGTTTTGGAAAAACTCGAGTTTATTGATCAAAAAGATTCAAAACATGCAGATGAACTACAAAGATTAGGAATTTTTAATGGTGACTATCCTGTAGGTTTATTGGATGGACAATATGAACTGCATTTCTTACATTATAGGTCTGAAGCAGATGCTCGTGATAAATGGTTTAGACGTTTAAAGCGTATTAATAAAAACAGAGTCATTTTTAAATTTAGTGATGGTGATAAGTTTGAAGATTCTATGGTAGAGCGTTTTGAAGCCCTTCCTTTTAAAAATAAAGTATTATTTACAGCTAAAGAATATCCTAATACCGAGTCTGTTGTTACACTACAAAAATTTAAAGGAAAATCCAGAGTTCATGATGAATGGAAAAATGCTTCAAAAGAATTTAATGTTG
- a CDS encoding glycosyltransferase family 2 protein, whose amino-acid sequence MLIKNISVALIASNAEKTLSLCLDSLKDFEEVIIYENNSIDNTKQIASSYPNVKLFSGEFLGFGPSKNLAVSYATNDWVLSLDTDEVLSPEFIKALSDITLDENSVYTILRTNYYKQSQIKHCWGNDIIIRLFNKNKTKFTDKKVHEKIISDNLHVLSIQGMVKHYPYTTISDFIVKLDKYSTIYAQDNVGKKSSSPLKAFLNGNFSFFKTYILKRGFLDGYAGLIIAFSHMATNFYKYIKLYELNKELKRD is encoded by the coding sequence TTGTTGATTAAAAATATTTCCGTTGCTCTAATTGCCAGTAATGCTGAAAAAACTCTCTCGTTATGTTTAGATAGTCTAAAAGATTTTGAAGAAGTAATTATCTATGAAAACAACTCCATAGACAATACAAAACAAATAGCAAGTTCTTATCCCAATGTAAAACTTTTTTCAGGTGAATTTCTTGGATTTGGTCCAAGTAAAAATCTTGCTGTGTCATATGCTACTAATGATTGGGTTTTGTCACTTGATACGGATGAAGTCTTATCTCCCGAATTTATCAAAGCTCTTTCTGATATAACTCTTGATGAAAACAGTGTTTATACTATTTTACGGACTAACTACTATAAACAAAGCCAGATAAAACATTGCTGGGGAAATGATATAATTATTAGACTTTTCAACAAAAATAAAACAAAATTTACTGATAAAAAAGTACACGAAAAAATCATTTCTGACAATTTGCATGTATTATCAATTCAAGGAATGGTAAAACATTATCCATATACTACAATTTCAGATTTTATAGTTAAGCTTGACAAATATTCGACTATCTATGCTCAAGATAATGTTGGGAAAAAATCATCCTCTCCATTAAAAGCCTTTTTAAATGGAAATTTTTCATTTTTTAAAACATATATTTTAAAACGAGGCTTTTTAGATGGTTATGCAGGACTTATTATTGCTTTTTCACATATGGCAACAAACTTTTATAAGTACATCAAACTTTATGAATTAAACAAAGAGCTAAAAAGAGACTAG
- a CDS encoding lipopolysaccharide kinase InaA family protein, with protein MNYKYDINKDFNNFKDFLLNIKEYFNTKNNYIHKARNELKIIPFKDLDTVVKSFKVPNIINKIAYTFFRDSKAKKSYEYSLKIGDFTPKPIGYIEFYENFLLNESYFISEKFDYDFTIREPLLDKNFSDRENIFRAFARFTYQLHQHQILHKDYSPGNILIKKENNDYTFKVVDINRMEFHPLSIKECLQNFDKLWAKDDDLTIMIQEYANISDLNVQDSIEKALYFSQKLKNFKNMKKRLKGKPVVD; from the coding sequence ATGAATTACAAATATGATATAAATAAAGATTTTAATAACTTTAAAGATTTTCTGCTAAATATAAAAGAATATTTCAATACAAAAAACAATTATATTCATAAGGCCAGAAATGAGCTTAAGATCATTCCTTTTAAAGATCTTGATACTGTTGTAAAGTCTTTTAAAGTTCCAAACATCATAAATAAAATTGCCTATACATTTTTCCGTGATTCTAAAGCAAAAAAATCTTACGAATATTCTCTTAAAATTGGTGATTTTACGCCAAAACCTATCGGCTATATAGAATTTTACGAAAATTTTCTTTTAAATGAAAGCTACTTTATAAGTGAAAAGTTTGATTATGATTTTACTATTCGAGAACCTCTTCTTGACAAAAACTTTTCAGATAGAGAGAATATTTTTCGTGCTTTTGCCCGTTTTACTTATCAACTTCATCAACATCAGATTTTGCATAAAGACTATTCTCCGGGAAATATTTTAATTAAAAAAGAGAATAACGATTATACTTTCAAAGTAGTTGACATCAATAGAATGGAATTTCATCCGTTATCTATAAAAGAGTGTCTACAAAATTTCGACAAACTATGGGCAAAAGATGATGACCTTACTATTATGATTCAAGAGTATGCAAATATTTCAGACCTCAATGTCCAAGACAGTATTGAAAAAGCTTTATACTTCTCACAAAAGCTTAAAAACTTTAAAAATATGAAGAAAAGACTTAAAGGAAAACCTGTTGTTGATTAA